A window from Chlamydia gallinacea 08-1274/3 encodes these proteins:
- the thrS gene encoding threonine--tRNA ligase has protein sequence MIRVICNQETFELPQGSTAADFASKLKNSHYFAGVVINDRIKDLTTTLEEGDNLRFVTFSDPEGREIFLHTSAHILAQAVLRLWPNALPTIGPVIDQGFYYDFANLSISEDDFDAIEKMAEQIAQERHAVARKIFCDKNEALKKFGHNPFKVELIKELPDGETITSYSQGEFIDLCRGPHLPSTAPVKAFKLLRTSAAYWRGDPQRDSLIRIYGVAFPTAKELKEHLYQLEEAKKRDHRVLGAKLDLFSQQECSAGMPFFHPRGMIIWDALIGYWKRLHQLAGYKEIQTPQLMNRSLWEVSGHWTNYKENMYTLQIDDEDYAIKPMNCPGCMLYYKTRLHSYKEFPLRIAEIGHVHRYEISGALSGLMRVRAFHQDDAHVFLTPEQVEEETLNILNLVSELYKTFGLDYHLELSTKPEKDTIGSDELWELATSALQRALTNSKTPFFINPGDGAFYGPKIDIHVKDAIQRTWQCGTIQLDMFLPERFALEYTNAQGEKSTPIMLHRALFGSIERFLGILIEHFKGKFPLWLSPEHIRIITVADRHQPRAHELFSVWQQLGFVVTVDDSNESVSKKIRNAQNMQVNYMVTIGDREVEEKTLAVRTRDNRVLNDMTVERFINTLLDEKNSLSLTPLL, from the coding sequence ATGATCCGCGTAATTTGCAACCAAGAAACTTTTGAACTTCCTCAAGGCTCTACAGCTGCTGATTTCGCGAGCAAATTAAAAAATTCTCATTACTTTGCTGGCGTTGTCATAAATGATCGAATTAAAGATCTAACCACAACCCTAGAAGAAGGAGATAATTTAAGATTTGTCACATTTTCTGATCCCGAAGGCCGAGAAATCTTTCTACACACCTCAGCACATATTTTAGCTCAAGCTGTTCTACGACTATGGCCCAATGCATTACCAACAATTGGTCCCGTAATCGACCAAGGATTTTACTATGATTTTGCGAACTTATCCATTAGTGAAGACGATTTTGATGCTATTGAAAAAATGGCAGAGCAAATTGCACAAGAACGCCACGCAGTAGCGAGAAAAATTTTCTGTGACAAAAATGAAGCTCTAAAAAAATTTGGTCACAATCCATTTAAAGTAGAGCTAATTAAAGAACTTCCTGATGGAGAAACAATCACATCCTATTCCCAGGGGGAATTCATAGATCTCTGTCGGGGCCCCCATCTCCCCTCTACAGCTCCCGTCAAAGCTTTTAAGCTTTTACGTACATCTGCCGCCTATTGGCGCGGGGACCCGCAAAGAGATTCTTTAATACGAATTTATGGGGTAGCTTTCCCTACAGCAAAGGAACTGAAAGAACACCTATACCAACTAGAGGAAGCTAAAAAACGGGATCATCGTGTTTTAGGAGCAAAACTCGACCTCTTTTCACAACAAGAATGTTCCGCAGGCATGCCCTTTTTCCATCCCCGAGGAATGATTATTTGGGATGCCTTAATCGGGTATTGGAAGCGGCTGCATCAACTCGCTGGTTACAAGGAAATCCAAACACCACAACTCATGAATCGTAGTCTTTGGGAAGTGTCCGGTCATTGGACAAACTATAAAGAAAATATGTACACTTTGCAAATCGATGACGAAGATTACGCGATTAAGCCCATGAACTGCCCCGGGTGTATGCTATACTATAAAACCCGCTTACACAGTTATAAAGAGTTCCCATTAAGAATAGCAGAAATTGGCCATGTTCATCGTTATGAAATTTCAGGAGCTCTATCGGGGTTAATGCGTGTTCGTGCTTTTCACCAAGACGATGCTCACGTATTCCTCACTCCTGAACAGGTAGAAGAAGAAACTTTAAATATTTTAAATTTAGTTTCCGAGCTATATAAAACCTTCGGCTTAGACTATCATCTCGAGCTTTCCACAAAACCAGAGAAAGACACTATTGGGAGCGATGAACTGTGGGAATTAGCGACCTCAGCATTACAACGAGCCCTCACAAATTCAAAAACACCCTTCTTTATTAATCCAGGAGACGGTGCTTTTTATGGTCCTAAAATTGATATTCATGTAAAAGATGCAATTCAGCGCACATGGCAATGTGGAACAATTCAATTAGATATGTTCCTTCCTGAACGCTTTGCTTTAGAATATACGAATGCTCAAGGAGAAAAAAGCACTCCGATCATGCTACATCGGGCCTTATTTGGCTCTATTGAAAGATTCTTAGGTATTCTTATCGAGCATTTCAAAGGAAAATTCCCTCTGTGGTTAAGTCCTGAACATATAAGAATTATTACTGTAGCAGATCGCCATCAACCACGTGCTCATGAGCTTTTCTCTGTTTGGCAGCAGTTAGGTTTTGTTGTTACTGTGGATGACTCTAATGAATCGGTAAGTAAAAAAATCCGTAACGCTCAAAATATGCAAGTGAATTATATGGTAACTATAGGCGATAGAGAAGTTGAGGAAAAAACTCTAGCTGTACGTACTCGAGATAATCGTGTATTAAATGATATGACAGTGGAAAGATTTATAAATACATTACTTGATGAAAAGAATTCATTAAGTTTAACTCCTCTACTATAG
- a CDS encoding ParA family protein, whose translation MKTIAVNSFKGGTAKTSTALHLGAALAQYHHAKVLLIDFDAQANLTSGLGLDPDCYDSLAVVLQGEKNIHEVIRPIENTLDLIPADTWLERIEVSGNLAADRYSHERLKTILSSLEDEYDFVIIDTPPSLCWLTESALIAAQYALICATPEFYSVKGLERLASFIQGIASRHPLSVLGVALSFWNYRGKNNAAFAELIHKTFPGRLLNTKIRRDITISEAAIHGKPVFTTAPSARASEDYLNLTKELLILLRDM comes from the coding sequence ATGAAAACTATTGCTGTCAATAGCTTTAAAGGTGGCACAGCAAAGACTTCAACAGCCTTACATTTAGGAGCTGCTTTAGCTCAATATCATCATGCTAAAGTGCTCCTAATTGATTTCGATGCTCAAGCAAACCTAACTTCAGGATTAGGTCTAGACCCTGATTGTTATGATAGTTTAGCTGTCGTGCTACAAGGAGAAAAAAATATTCATGAGGTCATTCGGCCTATTGAAAATACATTAGATCTAATTCCTGCTGACACATGGTTGGAACGTATTGAAGTTTCTGGTAATTTAGCTGCCGATCGCTATTCCCACGAAAGACTAAAGACTATTCTTTCTTCTTTAGAGGATGAGTATGACTTTGTCATTATCGATACACCTCCCTCGCTATGCTGGCTTACAGAATCTGCACTCATAGCAGCACAATATGCATTAATTTGTGCTACTCCCGAGTTTTATAGTGTTAAGGGATTGGAAAGACTCGCCTCATTTATTCAAGGTATAGCTTCCCGTCACCCTTTGAGTGTTCTGGGTGTCGCCCTATCTTTTTGGAATTACCGGGGGAAAAATAACGCAGCTTTTGCTGAACTGATTCATAAAACTTTCCCAGGCAGACTATTAAATACAAAAATTCGTAGGGATATTACCATTTCGGAAGCCGCTATTCATGGCAAACCCGTATTTACTACTGCTCCTTCAGCTAGAGCCTCTGAAGATTACTTAAATCTTACCAAAGAGTTATTGATTTTACTGAGGGACATGTAA
- a CDS encoding pGP6-D family virulence protein, with product MGNLKTLLESRFKKNPREKMDTLTRQRMDGELSPLLSRFSTLKLSPQEEEKFRQLLENYTCDNQVSEEDFHNLCWISAQIKQIHHQAVLLHGERIKKVRDLLKNYREGAFSSWLLLTYGNRQTPYNFLVYYELFTTLPESLKIEAEKMPRQAIYTLAARQGPQEKKEAIIRNYRGESKGELLDIIRKEFPLVATDRRQTCLAKQAFSLLSKGVQLLKKCPELSSEDCLDLDKLIKKIQKIKNSFSSNTKV from the coding sequence ATGGGAAACTTAAAAACGTTATTAGAAAGTCGCTTTAAGAAAAACCCTCGAGAAAAAATGGATACGTTAACACGTCAACGTATGGATGGCGAGCTCTCTCCCCTCTTAAGTAGGTTTTCTACGCTCAAATTATCTCCACAAGAAGAGGAAAAATTTCGTCAGCTTCTAGAAAATTATACCTGTGACAATCAGGTATCTGAAGAAGATTTCCATAATCTGTGCTGGATTTCTGCTCAAATTAAACAAATCCATCATCAGGCTGTCCTTTTGCATGGGGAACGTATAAAAAAAGTACGTGATTTATTAAAAAATTATCGTGAAGGAGCTTTTTCTTCTTGGCTATTGCTTACTTACGGTAACAGACAGACTCCTTATAATTTCCTTGTGTATTATGAACTATTTACTACTCTTCCTGAATCTTTAAAAATCGAAGCAGAAAAAATGCCACGGCAAGCAATATACACTCTAGCGGCTCGCCAAGGTCCTCAAGAAAAAAAAGAAGCCATTATTCGCAATTATCGCGGGGAAAGCAAAGGTGAGCTTTTAGATATCATTCGAAAAGAATTTCCCCTAGTAGCTACGGATCGCCGGCAAACTTGCTTAGCAAAACAAGCTTTTTCTCTACTATCTAAAGGCGTACAATTATTAAAAAAATGTCCAGAATTATCTTCCGAAGATTGTTTAGACCTGGACAAATTGATAAAAAAAATTCAAAAAATTAAAAATAGCTTCTCTTCCAACACAAAGGTATAA
- a CDS encoding DUF5414 family protein, with protein MAAKSKALELEDNVFLILEGNLKRIFATPIGYTTFREFQNVVFNCSNGKQEVANFFFEMLINGKLIQDLPAEQKQASQSLIADFMMPIRVAKDIHERGEFINFITSDMLTQQERCVFLNRLARVDGQEFLLMTDVQNTCHLIRHLLARLIEAQKNPIGEKNLQEIQDDIVSLKNYFEELEKSLLQ; from the coding sequence ATGGCAGCAAAATCCAAAGCTCTTGAACTTGAAGATAATGTTTTTCTCATTCTGGAAGGAAATTTAAAAAGAATCTTTGCTACTCCCATTGGTTACACTACATTTCGTGAATTTCAAAACGTTGTCTTTAACTGCTCTAATGGAAAACAAGAAGTGGCGAATTTCTTTTTTGAAATGCTCATTAATGGAAAATTAATCCAAGATTTACCTGCAGAGCAAAAGCAAGCATCTCAAAGTTTAATTGCTGATTTTATGATGCCCATTCGCGTTGCTAAAGACATTCATGAACGTGGAGAATTTATTAATTTCATTACTTCTGATATGCTGACCCAGCAAGAACGCTGCGTATTTTTAAATCGATTAGCACGAGTCGATGGGCAGGAATTCTTACTCATGACAGACGTACAAAATACCTGTCATTTAATTCGTCATCTATTAGCCCGTTTGATAGAAGCCCAAAAAAATCCTATAGGAGAGAAAAATCTTCAGGAAATTCAAGACGATATTGTATCCTTGAAAAACTACTTCGAAGAATTAGAAAAATCTCTTCTACAATAA